From Microbacterium sp. YJN-G, a single genomic window includes:
- a CDS encoding agmatinase family protein — translation MALSHDELWPRAGSWPAPVPGSRADAVLLGVPTWRTSLSPTGAQATPAAIREALTRYSATLMGPPVLDLNDVLRIADAGDVADPDGEAGVERAAERVRELSRDARLVVALGGDNSLTYPVARGAGADGLITIDAHFDLRDGVSNGSPVRRLVQDAPEGERIDPRRIVQLGIADFANSAAYARRAADWGIRVITLDEVRRRGIADVAAEALEVAGAGARIHLDIDVDAVDRANAPGCPASVPGGLAAAELRTLVRALAADPRVVSADIAEVDATADAADGRTVRLAALCVLELLAGLAAR, via the coding sequence ATGGCGCTCTCACACGATGAGCTCTGGCCCCGTGCCGGCTCCTGGCCTGCGCCGGTGCCGGGGTCGAGAGCGGATGCCGTGCTGCTGGGCGTGCCGACCTGGCGCACCTCGCTGTCGCCGACCGGTGCCCAGGCCACCCCGGCCGCCATCCGCGAGGCACTCACCCGGTACAGCGCGACGCTGATGGGCCCGCCGGTGCTCGACCTGAACGACGTGCTGCGGATCGCGGACGCCGGCGACGTGGCCGATCCGGACGGTGAGGCGGGCGTCGAGCGGGCGGCCGAACGCGTGCGCGAGCTCTCCCGCGACGCGCGCCTGGTGGTCGCGCTCGGCGGCGACAACTCGCTCACCTACCCCGTCGCCCGCGGTGCCGGGGCCGACGGGCTGATCACCATCGACGCGCACTTCGACCTGCGCGACGGCGTCTCGAACGGCTCGCCGGTGCGACGCCTCGTGCAGGACGCCCCGGAGGGCGAGCGCATCGACCCGCGGCGGATCGTGCAGCTCGGCATCGCCGACTTCGCGAACTCCGCCGCCTACGCCCGGCGCGCCGCGGACTGGGGCATCCGCGTGATCACTCTCGACGAGGTGCGCAGGCGGGGGATCGCCGATGTCGCCGCGGAGGCGCTCGAGGTCGCCGGCGCCGGTGCGCGCATCCACCTCGACATCGACGTGGACGCCGTCGACCGCGCCAACGCACCCGGATGCCCGGCGAGCGTGCCCGGCGGCCTGGCGGCCGCCGAACTGCGCACCCTGGTGCGCGCGCTCGCCGCCGACCCGCGCGTGGTCAGCGCCGACATCGCCGAGGTGGATGCCACGGCGGATGCCGCCGACGGCCGTACCGTGCGGCTGGCCGCGTTGTGCGTGCTCGAGCTGCTCGCGGGTCTCGCCGCACGCTGA
- a CDS encoding IS256 family transposase, with translation MALDQSALLELLGELKLTDVTDRIRVATETLYQELIDAEAAAFIGAAPFERTPDRTTQRNGTRRRTLTTTAGELDLRIPKLRQGSFFPSLLERRRRVDQALFAVVMEAYVHGVSTRKVDDLVKALGADTGISKSEVSRICANLDEDVAAFRDRPLADTTYPYVFLDATYCKARVGRRVVSQAVVVAVGIAADGRREVLGFEVGETESQPFWTTFLRSLKARGLDGVKLVISDAHTGLIAAIDTVFQGSSWQRCRVHFMRNVLTSVPKTAGPMVASIIRTIFAQPDTEHVFAQFHEVVRMLTRSHPKIADMLEDAKDDILAFCGFPQQHWRQIWSTNPLERVNKEIKRRTDVVGTFPNPAALLRLAGHVLIEQHDEWDGADRRYFSEHSMKLLNTTEKEVAIPELAAA, from the coding sequence ATGGCTCTTGACCAGTCTGCCCTCCTCGAGCTCCTCGGGGAACTGAAACTCACCGACGTCACCGACCGGATCCGGGTCGCGACCGAAACGCTCTACCAGGAGTTGATCGACGCGGAAGCGGCCGCGTTCATCGGCGCCGCCCCGTTTGAACGCACCCCGGATCGCACCACGCAACGCAACGGCACCCGCCGGCGGACGCTGACCACGACCGCCGGGGAGCTGGATCTGCGGATCCCGAAACTGCGGCAGGGCTCGTTCTTCCCGTCGCTGTTGGAACGGCGCCGCCGGGTCGATCAGGCACTGTTCGCGGTCGTGATGGAGGCCTACGTCCACGGCGTCTCGACCCGGAAGGTCGACGACCTGGTCAAAGCGCTCGGCGCTGACACCGGGATCAGCAAGTCCGAGGTGTCTCGGATCTGCGCGAACCTCGATGAGGACGTCGCTGCGTTCCGCGACCGGCCCCTCGCGGACACCACCTACCCGTATGTGTTCCTCGACGCGACCTACTGCAAAGCACGGGTCGGCCGGCGGGTCGTCTCTCAGGCCGTGGTCGTCGCCGTGGGTATCGCGGCGGACGGGCGGCGGGAAGTGCTCGGGTTCGAGGTCGGGGAGACCGAGTCGCAGCCGTTCTGGACCACGTTCCTGCGGTCGTTGAAGGCCCGCGGGCTGGACGGGGTGAAGCTGGTCATCTCGGACGCGCACACCGGTCTGATCGCCGCGATCGACACCGTCTTCCAAGGCTCCAGTTGGCAGAGATGCCGAGTTCACTTCATGCGCAACGTGCTCACCTCGGTCCCGAAGACCGCGGGGCCGATGGTCGCGTCGATCATCCGCACGATCTTCGCTCAACCCGACACCGAGCACGTGTTCGCGCAGTTCCACGAGGTCGTGCGCATGCTGACACGGTCGCACCCGAAGATCGCGGACATGCTCGAGGACGCGAAGGACGACATCCTCGCGTTCTGCGGGTTCCCGCAGCAGCACTGGCGGCAGATCTGGTCCACGAATCCCCTGGAGCGGGTGAACAAGGAAATCAAACGGCGCACCGACGTCGTCGGCACCTTCCCCAACCCCGCCGCGTTGCTGCGCCTGGCCGGGCACGTCCTCATCGAGCAACACGACGAATGGGACGGCGCCGACCGACGCTACTTCAGCGAGCACTCCATGAAGCTCCTCAACACCACCGAGAAGGAGGTCGCGATCCCCGAACTCGCTGCAGCATAA
- a CDS encoding DUF445 domain-containing protein, with protein MSRSTPMALLSPADQERLRGLRRMKGVALGALILMAVLFVVAFWLQNRYPWLEYVRAAAEGGMVGALADWFAVTALFRRPLGLPIPHTAIIPTRKDEIGRSLGEFVETNFLAGPVVRAKLSTTALSRRLGEWLRSPRPATDGRTHAERVAAEGATVASAVLRALSDDDVQSLIADLAREHLIAPDWAPAAGGWLQRIVETDAHRGAVDMAVDSIAGWLDANAHTFSGLVSRRLPGWVPRLAHRFVDETVYHEAVKFVAAVQADPRHPARLALDGYLARLADRLQHDDEMRDRFEGAKAALFDSPRVVALAADAWNTAKSGLLTALADPQSGLRRRAASAVAEIGDRLVTDTALQERVDGWVTDAAVFLVDRYRHDIASIITDTVEKWDPAETTEKIELMVGRDLQYIRLNGTVVGSLAGLAIFAVAHAIIPGI; from the coding sequence ATGTCGCGTAGCACTCCGATGGCGCTGCTCTCGCCCGCCGATCAGGAGCGACTGCGCGGGCTGCGCCGCATGAAGGGGGTCGCCCTCGGCGCCCTCATCCTGATGGCGGTGCTGTTCGTCGTCGCGTTCTGGCTGCAGAACCGGTACCCGTGGCTGGAGTACGTGCGTGCCGCCGCCGAGGGCGGCATGGTCGGCGCGCTGGCGGACTGGTTCGCCGTGACGGCACTGTTCCGCCGCCCGCTGGGCCTTCCCATCCCGCACACCGCGATCATCCCCACCCGCAAGGACGAGATCGGCCGCAGCCTCGGCGAGTTCGTGGAGACGAACTTCCTCGCAGGTCCCGTGGTGCGCGCCAAGCTCTCCACGACCGCCCTGTCGCGCCGTCTCGGGGAATGGCTGCGCAGCCCGCGCCCGGCGACCGACGGCCGCACGCACGCCGAGCGGGTCGCCGCCGAGGGCGCGACGGTCGCGTCGGCGGTGCTGCGGGCGCTCAGCGACGACGATGTGCAGAGCCTGATCGCCGATCTCGCGCGTGAGCACCTCATCGCACCCGACTGGGCCCCCGCCGCGGGCGGCTGGCTGCAGCGCATCGTCGAGACCGATGCGCACCGCGGCGCGGTCGACATGGCCGTCGACAGCATCGCCGGCTGGCTCGATGCGAACGCGCACACGTTCAGCGGCCTCGTGTCGCGCCGCCTGCCGGGATGGGTGCCCCGGCTGGCACACCGCTTCGTCGACGAGACGGTGTACCACGAGGCGGTGAAGTTCGTCGCGGCCGTGCAGGCCGACCCGCGGCATCCCGCCCGTCTCGCCCTCGACGGGTACCTCGCGCGGCTCGCCGACCGGTTGCAGCACGACGATGAGATGCGCGACCGGTTCGAGGGCGCCAAAGCCGCGCTGTTCGACAGCCCGCGGGTGGTCGCCCTGGCCGCCGACGCGTGGAACACCGCCAAGTCCGGGCTGCTCACGGCGCTGGCCGACCCGCAGAGCGGCCTACGCCGGCGCGCAGCATCCGCCGTCGCCGAGATCGGCGACCGGCTCGTGACCGACACCGCGCTGCAGGAGCGCGTGGACGGGTGGGTCACGGATGCCGCGGTCTTCCTCGTCGACCGCTACCGGCACGACATCGCCTCGATCATCACCGACACGGTCGAGAAGTGGGATCCCGCCGAGACGACCGAGAAGATCGAGCTCATGGTCGGCCGTGACCTGCAGTACATCCGGCTGAACGGCACCGTGGTGGGCTCGCTGGCGGGGCTGGCGATCTTCGCCGTCGCGCACGCGATCATCCCCGGTATCTGA
- a CDS encoding metal-sensitive transcriptional regulator, giving the protein MIDDIKKRALHRTSILEGQLRGIARMIENEEYCMDIITQSRAVQRSLESLNRLLLENHLRTHVTHMFEHGGDERDTAVAELLKAFDFERK; this is encoded by the coding sequence GTGATCGACGACATCAAGAAGCGCGCTCTGCACCGCACAAGCATCCTCGAGGGTCAGCTGCGCGGCATCGCGCGGATGATCGAGAACGAGGAATACTGCATGGACATCATCACGCAGTCGCGTGCCGTGCAGCGCTCCCTCGAGTCGCTGAACAGACTGCTGCTCGAGAACCATCTGCGCACCCACGTCACGCACATGTTCGAGCACGGCGGGGACGAGCGCGACACGGCTGTCGCCGAACTGCTGAAGGCCTTCGACTTCGAGCGCAAGTAG
- a CDS encoding acyl-CoA dehydrogenase family protein, translating into MSTFDPAAHLPDELLERIRERAAVHDRENTFPQQDLDELREAGYLSILVPAELGGAGLGLEQAALLQQRLATASPATALAINMHLVWTGVAKVFSDRGVPGLEFVQHGAVAGDVFAFGISEGGNDLVLFGSDTDAAPQPDGGYAFTGTKIFTSLAPVWTKLGLHGLDTTSDDAPKLVFAFVDRTDAVATSDDWDTLGMRATQSRTTRLNGAIAPAGQVVRRIDPGPNPDPIVFGIFSVFEILLASVYTGIARRALDLAVAAAQARRSKKSGTTYSQDPDIRWRVADMGLAYDALPPQIAALARDVDERADHGARWFTLLSGVKHRAVVMAKQLADEAMLVAGGSSYFSSNELSRLYRDALAGMFHPSDPESAHSTAATFWLGPIES; encoded by the coding sequence GTGAGCACCTTCGACCCCGCCGCGCACCTTCCCGACGAGCTGCTGGAGCGCATCCGTGAGCGCGCCGCCGTGCACGACCGCGAGAACACGTTCCCCCAGCAGGATCTCGACGAGCTGCGTGAAGCCGGCTACCTGTCGATCCTCGTCCCCGCAGAGCTCGGCGGTGCCGGCCTGGGCCTGGAGCAGGCCGCGCTGCTGCAGCAGCGCCTGGCCACGGCATCCCCCGCCACGGCGCTGGCGATCAACATGCATCTGGTGTGGACGGGCGTGGCGAAGGTGTTCTCCGACCGCGGGGTGCCGGGGCTGGAGTTCGTGCAGCACGGCGCGGTGGCCGGCGACGTCTTCGCGTTCGGCATCAGCGAGGGCGGCAACGACCTGGTGCTGTTCGGCAGCGACACGGATGCCGCGCCGCAGCCGGACGGCGGCTACGCCTTCACCGGCACGAAGATCTTCACCTCGCTGGCCCCGGTGTGGACCAAGCTCGGCCTGCACGGCCTCGACACCACGAGCGATGACGCACCGAAGCTCGTGTTCGCGTTCGTCGACCGGACGGATGCCGTGGCCACCAGCGACGACTGGGACACGCTGGGCATGCGCGCCACGCAGAGCCGCACAACCCGGCTCAACGGCGCGATCGCGCCCGCCGGTCAGGTCGTGCGCCGCATCGATCCGGGTCCGAACCCAGACCCGATCGTGTTCGGCATCTTCAGCGTGTTCGAGATCCTGCTGGCATCCGTCTACACCGGGATCGCCCGGCGAGCGCTCGACCTCGCCGTCGCCGCCGCGCAGGCGCGACGCTCGAAGAAGAGCGGCACGACCTACAGTCAGGATCCCGACATCCGCTGGCGGGTCGCCGACATGGGTCTGGCCTACGACGCGCTGCCTCCGCAGATCGCGGCGCTGGCGCGCGACGTCGATGAGCGCGCCGACCACGGTGCACGCTGGTTCACGCTGCTGTCGGGCGTCAAGCACCGCGCGGTCGTGATGGCCAAGCAGCTGGCCGATGAGGCGATGCTGGTCGCCGGTGGCAGCTCGTACTTCTCGTCGAACGAGCTCTCCCGCCTCTACCGCGACGCCCTGGCCGGGATGTTCCACCCCTCCGATCCCGAATCGGCGCATTCCACGGCGGCGACGTTCTGGCTGGGACCGATCGAGAGCTGA
- the hutI gene encoding imidazolonepropionase: MATLITNIGELTTNVASPDDRFGTVHDAAVLIEHDRIAWAGAASDAPAVPGGFVEVDAAGRAVIPGFVDSHSHLVFGGDRAAEFEARMAGQKYAAGGIRSTVAATRAATDDELRARLRALRDEMLAQGTTTVEIKSGYGLDIDTEARLVRLAAEVTPEVTFLGAHVVPAEYAERADEYVDLVVGEMLDACAPHARWIDAFCETGAFTVAQSRRVLEAGIARGLMPRLHAAQLGPSEGVRLAVELGAASVDHGTYLGDDDVAALAASGTVLTLLPGVEFSTRQPYPDARRLIDAGVTVALACDTNPGSSFTSSMPFCIAVAVRDMGMTPAEAVWAATTGGAAALRRDDIGTIAQGKRADLVLLDAPTRVHLAYRPGVPLVRTVWKDGIAVEGRGRHGALTR; the protein is encoded by the coding sequence ATGGCCACGCTCATCACGAACATCGGCGAGCTGACGACCAACGTCGCCTCGCCGGACGACCGATTCGGCACCGTGCACGATGCGGCCGTGCTCATCGAGCACGACCGCATCGCCTGGGCCGGCGCCGCCTCTGACGCACCCGCGGTGCCGGGCGGATTCGTCGAGGTGGATGCCGCCGGCAGGGCCGTGATCCCCGGCTTCGTCGACAGCCACAGCCACCTCGTGTTCGGCGGCGACCGCGCCGCGGAGTTCGAGGCGCGGATGGCGGGGCAGAAGTACGCCGCCGGCGGCATCCGCTCGACCGTCGCCGCCACCCGTGCCGCCACGGACGATGAGCTGCGTGCTCGTCTGCGGGCGTTGCGTGACGAGATGCTCGCCCAGGGCACCACCACGGTGGAGATCAAGAGCGGCTACGGGCTGGACATCGACACCGAGGCGCGCCTCGTGCGGTTGGCGGCAGAGGTGACGCCCGAGGTGACCTTCCTCGGGGCGCATGTCGTGCCGGCCGAGTACGCCGAGCGTGCCGACGAGTACGTCGACCTCGTGGTCGGCGAGATGCTCGACGCGTGCGCGCCGCACGCCCGGTGGATCGACGCGTTCTGCGAGACCGGTGCGTTCACCGTCGCCCAGTCGCGCCGGGTGCTCGAGGCGGGCATCGCGCGGGGCCTGATGCCGCGGCTGCACGCCGCCCAGCTCGGGCCGAGCGAGGGTGTGCGGCTGGCGGTCGAGCTCGGGGCGGCATCCGTCGATCACGGCACGTACCTCGGCGACGACGATGTGGCCGCGCTCGCGGCATCCGGCACCGTGCTCACCCTGCTGCCGGGGGTCGAGTTCTCCACCCGGCAGCCCTACCCCGACGCCCGGCGGCTGATCGACGCCGGGGTGACCGTGGCGCTGGCCTGCGACACCAACCCTGGATCGAGCTTCACCTCGTCGATGCCGTTCTGCATCGCCGTCGCCGTGCGCGACATGGGCATGACCCCGGCCGAGGCGGTCTGGGCGGCCACCACCGGGGGAGCCGCGGCGCTGCGCCGCGACGACATCGGCACCATCGCGCAGGGGAAGCGGGCCGACCTCGTGCTGCTGGACGCGCCGACCCGCGTGCACCTCGCCTACCGGCCCGGCGTGCCGCTGGTGCGGACCGTCTGGAAGGACGGCATCGCCGTCGAAGGGAGGGGACGCCATGGCGCTCTCACACGATGA
- a CDS encoding LamG-like jellyroll fold domain-containing protein yields MRRTPRTSLAAAVAAAMTLVCAAPAPAFAKPPVTHPDPPQFQNVSVHDPSVVTSGDDLWVFGSHGASAHTDDLIDWTQHTVDLSQEADNALFDDIRTELAETFEWAQTSTLWAADVIQLPDGRFAMYYNACEGSSPRSALGIATSDDVDGPYEDQGILLKSGMAGESENPGEVYDARIHPNAVDPDAFYDADGDLWMVYGSYSGGIFILKLDPATGEPLPGQGYGEHLVGGNHSRIEAPTIQYDAESGYYYLYLSFGGLDAAGGYNIRVARSTSPDGPYLDADGNDMAEVKSDPSLPLFDDASIAPYGVKLMGSHVFAHELGDPGAASGIGYNSPGHNSWYQDPQTGRMFLVFHARFPGSGEYHEVRVHQILMNDDGWPVVSPQRYAGETAGKVYRSDVVGSWQLVNMGKDITAVPAESSAISLTKNGKITGAASGTWTLDDVNAATLVIDGETYTGKFVRVWDPAMKKWSTGFTALSPHGVSVWGRQVPTMSPEDAVSAVIAALDLGDTSAVTADLVLPTEGTGGSTITWSSTDPGVVSDGGVVQRPSVGEPDATVTLTATVTAGAVTETATFELTVLARTPAVMAGSWSFEGDLADGAGRHPAASMTGARLDAAGGTLAFAPDGAAGSALHLDGASGARLPDSLIQGSEYTVSLWLRPERLTSYTTAFFGAASPESWVSLVPQGHSGVGGSTMLWSGTQWYDAGTGQSLPLGEWSHAAFVVDGGSVTVYIDGVERFQGTGFPDVFGVSGAQFGIGVNWWDAPFAGDVDELKVWSTALTDAEIAELATP; encoded by the coding sequence ATGCGCCGCACTCCCCGCACCTCCCTCGCCGCGGCGGTCGCCGCGGCGATGACGCTCGTCTGCGCCGCCCCCGCGCCCGCCTTCGCGAAACCGCCGGTCACGCACCCCGATCCGCCGCAGTTCCAGAACGTGAGCGTCCACGATCCCTCCGTCGTCACCTCCGGGGACGACCTGTGGGTCTTCGGCTCGCACGGCGCATCGGCGCACACCGACGACCTCATCGACTGGACGCAGCACACCGTCGATCTGTCGCAGGAGGCCGACAACGCCCTCTTCGACGACATCCGCACCGAGCTCGCGGAGACCTTCGAGTGGGCCCAGACCTCCACCCTGTGGGCGGCCGATGTCATCCAGCTCCCGGATGGCCGCTTCGCGATGTACTACAACGCGTGCGAGGGGTCGTCTCCCCGCTCCGCGCTCGGCATCGCCACCTCCGACGACGTCGACGGGCCGTACGAGGACCAGGGCATCCTGCTGAAATCCGGCATGGCGGGAGAGTCCGAGAACCCCGGCGAGGTGTACGACGCGCGCATCCATCCCAACGCCGTCGACCCCGACGCCTTCTACGACGCCGATGGCGACCTGTGGATGGTCTACGGTTCGTACTCCGGGGGCATCTTCATCCTGAAGCTCGATCCCGCCACCGGCGAGCCCCTGCCCGGACAGGGATACGGCGAACACCTCGTCGGAGGCAACCACAGCCGCATCGAGGCGCCGACGATCCAGTACGACGCCGAGAGCGGGTACTACTACCTCTATCTCTCGTTCGGCGGGCTCGATGCCGCCGGCGGCTACAACATCCGCGTCGCCCGCTCCACCTCCCCTGATGGTCCGTACCTGGATGCCGACGGCAACGACATGGCCGAGGTGAAGTCCGACCCCTCGCTTCCGCTCTTCGACGACGCCTCAATCGCCCCGTACGGGGTGAAGCTCATGGGCTCCCACGTCTTCGCCCACGAGCTCGGCGACCCCGGAGCCGCATCCGGCATCGGCTACAACTCCCCGGGGCACAACTCCTGGTATCAGGACCCGCAGACGGGTCGCATGTTCCTGGTGTTCCACGCCCGCTTCCCCGGCAGCGGCGAGTACCACGAAGTCCGCGTGCACCAGATCCTCATGAATGACGACGGCTGGCCGGTGGTCTCGCCCCAGCGCTACGCGGGTGAGACCGCGGGCAAGGTCTACCGCAGCGACGTCGTCGGCAGCTGGCAGCTGGTGAACATGGGCAAGGACATCACCGCCGTGCCCGCCGAGTCCTCCGCGATCTCGCTGACGAAGAACGGGAAGATCACCGGTGCCGCTTCCGGCACCTGGACGCTTGACGATGTGAATGCCGCCACGCTCGTCATCGACGGCGAGACCTACACCGGGAAGTTCGTGCGCGTGTGGGACCCGGCGATGAAGAAGTGGTCCACCGGCTTCACCGCCCTGTCCCCTCACGGTGTGAGCGTATGGGGTCGCCAGGTGCCGACGATGAGCCCGGAGGATGCCGTCTCCGCGGTGATCGCCGCGCTCGATCTCGGCGACACCTCGGCCGTGACCGCCGACCTCGTCCTTCCCACCGAGGGCACGGGCGGATCGACGATCACCTGGTCCAGCACCGATCCTGGCGTCGTGTCGGACGGCGGCGTCGTGCAGCGGCCCTCGGTGGGTGAGCCCGACGCGACCGTCACCCTCACCGCGACCGTGACCGCCGGCGCCGTCACCGAGACGGCGACGTTCGAGCTCACCGTGCTCGCGCGCACTCCAGCGGTGATGGCGGGATCGTGGTCGTTCGAGGGCGACCTGGCCGACGGCGCCGGGCGGCACCCGGCGGCCTCGATGACGGGCGCGCGGCTGGATGCTGCCGGCGGAACGCTCGCGTTCGCTCCGGATGGTGCGGCCGGCAGCGCACTGCATCTCGACGGCGCGAGCGGGGCTCGGCTGCCCGACAGCCTGATCCAGGGCTCGGAGTACACAGTGAGCCTGTGGCTGCGCCCCGAGCGCCTGACCTCGTACACGACGGCCTTCTTCGGCGCCGCGTCACCGGAGTCGTGGGTGAGCCTCGTCCCGCAGGGGCACAGCGGAGTCGGCGGCTCGACGATGCTCTGGTCGGGCACGCAGTGGTACGACGCCGGCACGGGACAGTCCCTGCCGCTCGGCGAATGGTCGCACGCCGCATTCGTGGTGGATGGCGGTTCGGTCACCGTGTACATCGACGGTGTCGAGCGCTTCCAGGGCACCGGGTTCCCCGACGTGTTCGGTGTGTCCGGAGCGCAGTTCGGCATCGGCGTGAACTGGTGGGATGCCCCGTTCGCAGGTGATGTCGATGAGCTGAAGGTGTGGAGCACAGCCCTCACCGATGCAGAGATCGCCGAGCTCGCGACGCCCTGA
- a CDS encoding SDR family oxidoreductase, with product MARILIVGGHGKVALLLAPILTARGDEVTAVIRDAAQADDVRAMGALPEVFDIEREGREEFAELIAGHDAVVWSAGAGGGNPARTRAVDFEAAVRSMDAAEDAGVRRYVMVSYFGSSPQHGIPSSDPFHAYAEAKAEADEHLRATSLDWTVLGPSRLTLGEETGRIDATAETSGEVSRADVAAVIAETLRTPATVGRTIRFNSGDRPIAEALAD from the coding sequence ATGGCACGGATCCTGATCGTCGGCGGCCACGGCAAGGTCGCACTGCTGCTCGCTCCGATCCTCACCGCCCGCGGTGACGAGGTCACCGCCGTCATCCGCGATGCCGCGCAGGCGGATGACGTGCGCGCGATGGGCGCCCTGCCCGAGGTGTTCGACATCGAGCGCGAGGGCCGCGAGGAGTTCGCCGAACTCATCGCGGGGCACGACGCGGTGGTCTGGTCGGCGGGCGCCGGTGGCGGGAACCCGGCGCGGACGCGCGCGGTCGACTTCGAGGCCGCCGTGCGCTCCATGGATGCCGCGGAGGATGCGGGTGTGCGCCGCTACGTGATGGTGTCGTACTTCGGCTCCTCGCCGCAGCACGGCATCCCGTCTTCCGATCCGTTCCACGCCTATGCCGAGGCGAAGGCAGAAGCCGACGAGCACCTGCGTGCGACGTCGCTGGACTGGACAGTGCTCGGCCCCAGCCGCCTGACGCTCGGCGAGGAGACCGGGCGGATCGACGCGACGGCCGAGACCTCGGGCGAGGTCTCGCGTGCGGATGTCGCGGCGGTGATCGCCGAGACGCTGCGCACTCCGGCCACCGTCGGGCGGACGATCCGCTTCAACAGCGGTGACCGCCCGATCGCGGAGGCGCTGGCGGACTGA
- a CDS encoding MFS transporter, translating into MAGYRDLLRTPGVGRMIAAQLVARFPNGMTSLAILLHVEQQTGSYGAAGVVLAAASVGQAIAGPVTSRWMGAWGMRRVLSLTLVVCVIAVLGLALLPLGVPGYMALALLAGLSTPPVQSAVRTIYPKLVNAGQLTPLFSLDASLQEIIWIVAPVVITLVSTQVGTMQGLLLVAVILVVGGTWFILSPEVGRVRIPRSRRAFGRVVLKPPVMLATVIGFLLIGACSAVEVGVVATFGHGGLEAGLVLAVFSVGSLAGGLAFGHIPIGPWAMARRLLIVTIGLALTMFSLNVFWIGGTLLLAGVGIAPALAVLFAITTASVKFSETAEAFGWAGTGQLIGAAAGSAVAGFLIDGSGPAGAYLAATLFAVAGLIVSVVFARAFPDLRDRDPSPYPDTETLTIPVVGR; encoded by the coding sequence GTGGCGGGATATCGGGACCTTCTTCGCACGCCGGGTGTCGGGCGCATGATCGCCGCACAACTCGTGGCGCGCTTCCCCAACGGCATGACGAGCCTGGCCATCCTGCTGCATGTCGAGCAGCAGACCGGCTCCTACGGCGCGGCAGGCGTGGTCCTGGCCGCGGCATCCGTCGGCCAGGCGATCGCCGGCCCCGTGACCAGCCGCTGGATGGGCGCGTGGGGCATGCGACGGGTGCTCTCGCTCACCCTCGTCGTCTGCGTCATCGCCGTGCTCGGCCTCGCCCTGCTGCCGCTGGGCGTACCCGGCTACATGGCCCTCGCCCTGCTCGCCGGACTGTCCACCCCTCCGGTGCAGTCGGCCGTGCGCACGATCTACCCCAAGCTCGTCAACGCCGGCCAGCTGACCCCGCTGTTCTCGCTGGACGCCTCGCTGCAGGAGATCATCTGGATCGTCGCCCCGGTCGTGATCACGCTCGTCTCCACCCAGGTCGGCACCATGCAGGGCCTGCTGCTCGTGGCGGTCATCCTCGTGGTCGGCGGAACCTGGTTCATCCTGTCTCCCGAGGTCGGGCGGGTGCGCATCCCGCGCAGCCGCCGCGCCTTCGGCCGCGTCGTGCTCAAGCCCCCGGTGATGCTCGCGACCGTGATCGGCTTCCTGCTCATCGGCGCCTGCTCGGCCGTCGAGGTCGGCGTGGTCGCCACCTTCGGTCACGGCGGGCTGGAGGCCGGCCTCGTGCTCGCGGTGTTCTCGGTGGGCAGCCTGGCCGGCGGGCTCGCCTTCGGGCACATCCCGATCGGCCCCTGGGCGATGGCAAGGCGACTGCTGATCGTCACGATCGGCCTGGCGCTGACCATGTTCTCGCTGAACGTCTTCTGGATCGGCGGCACGCTGCTGCTGGCCGGCGTCGGCATCGCCCCGGCCCTGGCCGTGCTCTTCGCGATCACCACCGCGAGCGTGAAGTTCAGTGAGACCGCCGAGGCGTTCGGCTGGGCGGGCACCGGGCAGCTGATCGGCGCGGCTGCCGGCTCGGCGGTCGCCGGCTTCCTCATCGACGGCAGCGGCCCCGCGGGCGCCTACCTCGCCGCCACGCTGTTCGCCGTCGCGGGACTGATCGTCTCGGTGGTCTTCGCGCGCGCGTTCCCCGATCTGCGGGATCGCGACCCCAGCCCCTACCCCGACACCGAGACGCTCACCATCCCGGTCGTCGGGCGCTGA